CACATCCGCGCTCAACGCGATACCCGCAAAGCCATGTTCGCGAAATACGGACCCAGACGCGTTCCCGCCATCTACGTAATTGTCGCCACCGGAAACATTTATGAAGACGCGGTTCAGGCAAAAGCCGCCGCTTCCGAGGGAGCGGACGTAATCGCGGTGATCCGTTCCACGGCACAATCGCTTTTGGACTACGTTCCTTTCGGTGCCACAACTGTTGGTTTCGGCGGTACTTACGCCACCCAGGAAAACTTCCGCATCATGCGTGCCGCCTTGGATGAAGCATCCGAGCAACAACAGCGCTATATAAGCCTAACCAACTACGCCTCCGGACTTTGCATGCCCGAAATCGCTGCCATGGGTGCCATCGAACGTTTGGACCTGATGCTGAATGACGCCATGTATGGCATCCTTTTCAGAGACATCAACCCCAAACGAACCCTGCTGGACCAATATTTCAGCCGCATGATAAACGCCTTTGCCGGCATCGAAATCCAAACCGGGGAAGATAACTATCTCACCACCTCTGACGCCATCGAAAAGGCATACACGGTGACGGCTTCTCAGCTTTTGAACGAACAATTTGCCCTGCTGAGCGGTGTGAAGCCCGAAAAAATGGGCTTGGGACACGCCTTCGAAATCGACCCTGAAATCGAGAACAGTTTTTCCTACGAACTCGCCCACGCGCTTCTAACCCGGGAACTTTTCCCAGACGCGCCTGTAAAATACATGCCACCAACCAAATACGCCAGCGGCAACATCTTTAAAACCCATCTTATGGGCGCGATGTTCAATTTCATCGGCCAGCTCACTGGGCAAGGTGTGCAGCTTTTGGGCATGATGACCGAGGCCATCCACACTCCGCATCTGGTTGATCGTTCCCTGGCCATTGAAAACGCGCAATACATCTTTAAAGCGGTGAAAAACCTGGGCGATAACCTGAGTTTGGTTCCGGATAGTTTTGTGAACCAGCGCGCCAACTTGGTTTTGACACAGGCGGTGGAATTTCTGGAAAAAGTGGCGTCTGAAGGGCTTTTCCCAGCCATGGCGCGCGGCGATTTTGCCGACATCAAGCGCCCCGAAAACGGTGGCAAAGGTCAGGACGGTGTTTTCCGCCGCGAAGAAGGCTATTTCAACCCATTTTTGGACAAGATGAAAAAGGAATTGGGATTATGAGCACCAAAGATATGATCCGCCCCTATGGCGACACCTCCGGTGACGGCAAAATGCAGCTGTCCTTCAGTTTACCTGTGCCAGCGGACGCCTGGGGCAAGGAAGCCGCCCGTCTGCTGCTCAAAAGCATGGGCTTCGATGAAATCGATGTTTGCGGCGTTCGCTATCTGGGCGAAGGCTTCACCCATTTCATAGCTTACGCTGCCACAGCGGCTTTTGTGGACCCTGCCTCCATCAAGGTGAAAGTGGTGGAAACCCCGGTGATGGATATGGACGCCACGGATGCATATATCACTGAAAATATCGGCCGCAAGCTCACCGTGGTAGGTGCCTGCATCGAAAGCGACGCCCACACCGTTGGGATTGATGCCATCATGAATATGAAGGGCTACAATCACCGCTTTGGGCTGGAACGCTATCAAATGTTCAACGCCATCAATATGGGCGCGCAGGTGCCCTCAGAGGAGCTTTTACGCCGTGCTCGTGAGGAAAACGCAGACGCGGTGTTGGTTTCACAGGTGGTCACCCAAAAGAACATCCACATTGATAACCTCACCAAATTGATTGAACTGGCTGAAGCGGAGCAACTTAGGGATAAAATGCTCTTCATCTGTGGAGGCCCTCGCATTTCGCACGAATTGGCTATCGAATTGGGTTATGACGCCGGCTTTGGAACGGGTTCCTATTCCACTGATGTGGGGTCGTTTATCGCAATCAGTATTGCGGAAAAGCAAATCAAAAAGTGACATTTATACTCACAATCTTTGCCTTCGCCCTGATGATTTTCATCCATGAATTGGGGCATTTCCTTGCGGCGCGTGCCTTTGGGGTGGGAATCGAAACATTCTCCATCGGCTTCGGCAAACCCATCAAAGAATGGGAGCGTCGCGGCGTGCTTTGGCGGCTAAGTTGGATTCCACTGGGCGGTTACGTGAAAATGAAGGGAGAGCACGACGATTCACCAGACCAACAGGATGAAGATTCCTTCCTGCGCAAAGCTTGGTGGAAAAAAGCGTTGATTGGATTGAGCGGACCTTTTGCCAATCTGCTTTTGGGGCTTTTACTCTTCATCTTTTCCTTCGTTCTGCCGGTGCAAATTGAGGATCAAAGACCGGTGCTCAGCCGCGCTGAAGGAGTATGGGCTGAAGTTTTTAGCCCCGGTGACAGTATCATCTCGGTTAACGACAAACTCATCAAAGGCTTTGGTGAATTTTGGGAAGAGCTTTTGGAAGAACCCGAAAGCAATGTCATTTTGAGCCGGGAAGGCCGGGAAGTGACTCTGCGGCTCAATTCCAAGGACATAGATTCGCTTGCCGTCAGTCTTTGGCCTCTTGCGGACACCCGTGTGGGAGAAGTGATGCCAAAAACCCCCGCCTACCATGCCAAACTTCAGCCCGGAGACCGCATTACGGCGGTGGATTCCGTGCGTGTGGATGATTGGTATGAGATGCGGGAAATGATTGTGAACGCGCCCCACGATGAAATTCTGCTTGAGATTCAACGAGGTGAACAATC
The sequence above is a segment of the Candidatus Cloacimonadota bacterium genome. Coding sequences within it:
- the rseP gene encoding RIP metalloprotease RseP; protein product: MIFIHELGHFLAARAFGVGIETFSIGFGKPIKEWERRGVLWRLSWIPLGGYVKMKGEHDDSPDQQDEDSFLRKAWWKKALIGLSGPFANLLLGLLLFIFSFVLPVQIEDQRPVLSRAEGVWAEVFSPGDSIISVNDKLIKGFGEFWEELLEEPESNVILSREGREVTLRLNSKDIDSLAVSLWPLADTRVGEVMPKTPAYHAKLQPGDRITAVDSVRVDDWYEMREMIVNAPHDEILLEIQRGEQSLQKRLRLEASLSSGGNRAIGITQYQPVRYTRRFNLFEASKLGAYNTMNFVVLNYQMLGKLIRQPTELKKSVGGPVMIVSMSQQMAKRGFGSLLTFFGGISLMLMMMNLLPIPVLDGGLILFSILEGIFRRPIPTKVRAVLQSIGFFILMALMVLALYSDVTSEILRAINR
- a CDS encoding D-lysine 5,6-aminomutase subunit alpha encodes the protein MLKLDIDLKMKERARDAAANIAGSFDWLFGGYSSLAIERTVLRLLGVDGALEDGKPLPNVVVDHLQTIGGMGKGAAIPVANAMLAKKMDVMEVAQAVGRGELDLDKIPPQDPQAVFDVLNTLADKMLSHIRAQRDTRKAMFAKYGPRRVPAIYVIVATGNIYEDAVQAKAAASEGADVIAVIRSTAQSLLDYVPFGATTVGFGGTYATQENFRIMRAALDEASEQQQRYISLTNYASGLCMPEIAAMGAIERLDLMLNDAMYGILFRDINPKRTLLDQYFSRMINAFAGIEIQTGEDNYLTTSDAIEKAYTVTASQLLNEQFALLSGVKPEKMGLGHAFEIDPEIENSFSYELAHALLTRELFPDAPVKYMPPTKYASGNIFKTHLMGAMFNFIGQLTGQGVQLLGMMTEAIHTPHLVDRSLAIENAQYIFKAVKNLGDNLSLVPDSFVNQRANLVLTQAVEFLEKVASEGLFPAMARGDFADIKRPENGGKGQDGVFRREEGYFNPFLDKMKKELGL